A window from Falco naumanni isolate bFalNau1 chromosome 3, bFalNau1.pat, whole genome shotgun sequence encodes these proteins:
- the DIPK1C gene encoding divergent protein kinase domain 1C, with translation MRGIAGFKRLRLKIWRRCTVALLLLWAACWVVVSALLFLLHRSVFSERCTDEKSHRILARLCLDYSSGALTGDLCEDLCVAQKLVYKHCLYYDRGKKVIQADWRGQPIILKSKKEIFSSYQHLSMLEEVETEDFPETELLLMVALEVKNVLGLELSNNTMGPLWMRKKGPRWKAQVASMWSLLQQEEYIYFSLLQDFSKHVLRIIGSCGHFYAVEYLTAGHAWHKTLFPLENVVGLSLAGHRSRVKAITDIALSFLDMVQHFDNDFSHRLHLCDIKPENFAIRHDLTVVAIDVDMAFFEPKMRDILEQNCTGDEDCNFFDCFSKCNLKIRKCGAQRANNNLQVICDKIFRRWFSPNLRGPLVSLPLQLQLQKAVQECAEPGHMDAAGHQRTLKSLSELYHLLQVTQRELQTTE, from the exons ATGAGGGGCATCGCGGGCTTCAAGCGACTGCGGCTCAAAATCTGGCGGCGATGCACCGTGgcgctcctcctcctctgggctgcctgctgggtgGTGGTGAGCgccctgctcttcctcctccacagGAGCGTCTTCTCCGAGCGCTGCACGGACGAGAAAAGCCACCGGATCCTGGCGAGGCTG TGTCTTGACTACAGCAGCGGAGCCCTGACTGGCGACCTCTGTGAAGACCTGTGTGTGGCACAGAAGCTGGTGTACAAACACTGCCTTTACTATGACAGAGGTAAGAAGGTTATCCAGGCTGACTGGAGAGGCCAGCCCATCATCCTGAAATCCAAAAAGGAAATCTTCTCCAGCTACCAGCATCTCAGTATGCTAGAGGAGGTGGAAACAGAGGATTTTCCTGAAACAGAGCTTCTGCTGATGGTAGCCTTGGAGGTCAAAAATGTCCTGGGGCTGGAACTATCTAACAATACCATGGGGCCCCTCTGGATGAGGAAGAAGGGACCACGTTGGAAAGCACAGGTGGCCAGCATGTGGTCCTTGCTCCAGCAGGAAGAATATATCTACTTCAGCTTGCTGCAGGACTTCAGCAAACACGTGCTGCGAATTATTGGCTCTTGTGGACACTTTTATGCTGTGGAGTATCTCACAGCTGGACATGCCTGGCACAAAACtctttttcccttggaaaatgTGGTTGGTCTCTCCCTTGCTGGCCACAGAAGCAGGGTGAAAGCCATCACTGACATTGCACTCAGCTTTCTGGACATGGTGCAGCATTTTGACAATGACTTCTCTCACCGACTTCACCTGTGTGACATCAAACCAGAAAACTTCGCTATCAGGCACGATCTTACA GTGGTGGCCATTGATGTGGATATGGCCTTTTTTGAACCCAAAATGAGGGACATCCTCGAACAGAACTGCACGGGAGATGaagattgtaatttttttgattgcttttcaaaatgcaatctgaaaatcagaaaatgtggAGCACAGAGAGCGAATAACAACTTGCAA gtAATTTGTGACAAAATATTCCGGCGCTGGTTTTCCCCGAATCTCAGAGGACCGTTGGTTTCcctccccctgcagctgcagctgcagaaggctgTGCAGGAGTGTGCCGAGCCGGGGCACATGGACGCTGCCGGGCACCAGAGGACTCTGAAATCGCTCTCTGAGTTATACCACCTGCTTCAGGTCACTCAGCGAGAACTGCAAACGACAGAGTAG